From a single Terriglobia bacterium genomic region:
- the gap gene encoding type I glyceraldehyde-3-phosphate dehydrogenase, translating to MAVKVGINGFGRIGRNVFRSALNDPNIQVVAVNDITDPKTLAHLLKYDSVLGNLDTEVTSGEDSITVGGKTIKVFKVKDPAQLDWSSLGARIVVESTGLFTKAEDASKHLHGTVKKVIISAPAKGEDITIVLGVNEKSYDPARHNIISNASCTTNCLAPAAKVVDENFGIKKGAMTTVHSYTNDQNILDLPHKDLRRARAAALSIIPTTTGAAKAVGLVLPQLQGKLDGYAMRVPTPNVSLVDLVAVLNKPTTTEELNAAFKKAADGPLKGILQYSEEPLVSVDFRGNPHSSIIDAPFCKVIDGDLAKVTAWYDNEWGYSCRVRDLVNYVAKTL from the coding sequence ATGGCAGTGAAGGTAGGCATCAACGGTTTCGGCCGGATTGGGCGCAACGTGTTTCGTTCCGCGCTGAACGACCCAAACATTCAAGTGGTTGCGGTCAATGATATTACAGATCCAAAAACTCTGGCCCACCTGCTGAAGTATGATTCGGTGCTGGGGAACCTCGACACAGAAGTGACGAGCGGCGAGGATTCCATTACCGTGGGCGGGAAGACCATCAAGGTTTTCAAGGTGAAGGACCCTGCGCAGCTTGACTGGTCCTCGCTGGGCGCGCGGATCGTGGTGGAATCCACGGGGCTGTTTACCAAGGCCGAGGACGCCAGCAAGCATCTTCACGGAACCGTCAAGAAGGTGATCATCAGCGCGCCGGCCAAGGGCGAAGACATCACCATCGTTCTGGGCGTGAATGAAAAGAGTTACGACCCTGCCCGGCACAACATTATTTCCAACGCCTCCTGCACCACCAACTGCCTGGCGCCTGCTGCCAAAGTTGTGGACGAGAATTTCGGCATTAAGAAGGGCGCCATGACCACCGTCCACTCCTACACCAATGACCAGAATATTCTGGACCTGCCGCACAAGGACCTGCGCCGCGCCCGTGCCGCCGCCCTCTCCATCATTCCCACCACCACCGGAGCGGCCAAAGCCGTGGGACTGGTGCTGCCGCAGTTGCAGGGCAAGCTCGACGGCTACGCGATGCGCGTGCCCACCCCCAACGTTTCACTGGTTGACCTGGTTGCCGTGCTGAATAAGCCAACCACCACCGAGGAACTCAATGCCGCGTTCAAGAAGGCGGCCGATGGCCCACTGAAGGGGATTCTCCAATACTCGGAGGAGCCGCTGGTTTCCGTTGATTTCCGCGGAAATCCGCACTCATCGATCATTGATGCCCCATTCTGCAAGGTGATTGATGGCGATCTGGCGAAAGTCACCGCCTGGTACGACAACGAGTGGGGATATTCCTGCCGCGTTCGCGACCTGGTCAACTACGTCGCAAAGACACTGTAG
- a CDS encoding four helix bundle protein: MRASIDGNLIVRGHRDLKVYQVAFNLAREIFRLSKRFPEDERYSLTSQIRRSSRSVAANIAEGYRKRRYPNMFLSKMTDCDAEATETQVWLDFALDCGYLLDADHKRLSVAYEELGRMLGGIMANPQKFTPR, translated from the coding sequence ATGCGAGCGTCAATCGACGGGAACCTAATTGTACGCGGCCACAGAGACCTGAAGGTGTATCAGGTCGCCTTTAATCTGGCCAGGGAGATTTTCAGGTTGTCGAAAAGGTTTCCCGAAGACGAGCGCTATTCACTCACGAGCCAGATTCGCCGTTCCTCGCGCAGCGTGGCGGCGAACATCGCGGAAGGTTATCGTAAGCGCCGATACCCTAACATGTTTCTCAGTAAGATGACGGATTGTGATGCCGAGGCGACGGAAACACAGGTGTGGCTGGACTTCGCGCTGGACTGTGGATATTTGCTCGATGCGGATCACAAACGCCTTTCAGTCGCCTACGAGGAATTAGGGAGAATGCTGGGTGGCATAATGGCTAACCCACAGAAGTTTACACCGAGGTGA
- a CDS encoding IPT/TIG domain-containing protein, translating into MLHLWRSTSVIFLVFLAVLSEGCGGGSAALAPAPAVSISISPGNATLLDGQTVTFTATITGSSNKNVTWKVSGVAGGNSTVGTVASTGLYTAPARPPSPNTVSVTATSAADPTQSAGAVVTVVNPGPALYSISPDAATAGGPDTALAVDGTGFTAQSVVYFGATALATAFVSETQLTATVPSSLLVSTGTFSITAATPAPGGGTSTSLNLTVWSGYPRSGAGSVLGGPPPPLPQVPHNGTLVSVLDWTSKDNEGDSEDVLSADHLLTEMGIPNIDTTDFAIAAANPFLVVAGVLNTALALSPTDTSNLTSYVNGGGTLYLWEPNVSGLLAALGISSPPNDYINLADEQRPLSFDTAQNDPLLKYIDAPEEINWAPFFPASDVTRGYSSSSCTTLATWSTGDAAVLKCNIGSGRAYVFGWRLRPLIELPELQLGNDTGPQGVNAIVPDADNCRLMMRATYEAYAAAPQERQWAPGGHHAALIITHDVDAIVSYQNVPAGVDLENSLGFKSTYLFTTSPYDNGWIGGMYSAAGHEDIQYALDHGFDVQSHSFGHFPDFQTAIYSLTDPPSETAANYQPMFNFISSTPYCCTTGMSVIGEAGVSKWLLENDFNVPITAFRAGYTEIPPTFLQGLSAAGYRRDLSYLNDLARGAFPFVTFTLDTTTTPATVTTYRVMEYPMSISDDASPAAGLTGLDTTTVSQYVDAWMKVIKFNYDNNAPTVLLLHPIDTTARFQVIQQLLAEIQNQGLDLWIGDLTAFAKFWEAQGVTDAKWP; encoded by the coding sequence TTGTTACATCTCTGGAGATCTACGTCCGTCATCTTCCTGGTATTCCTTGCTGTGCTTTCTGAAGGTTGCGGCGGCGGAAGCGCGGCTTTAGCACCGGCTCCTGCGGTCAGTATATCCATATCTCCGGGCAACGCTACATTGCTCGACGGCCAGACGGTCACCTTCACCGCAACCATAACCGGTTCGTCCAACAAGAACGTTACCTGGAAGGTGAGCGGGGTGGCAGGGGGGAACAGCACCGTCGGGACCGTGGCCTCAACGGGGCTGTATACGGCCCCGGCAAGACCTCCATCGCCGAACACAGTCAGCGTGACGGCAACCAGCGCGGCAGATCCAACCCAGTCCGCCGGCGCCGTGGTAACCGTTGTGAATCCTGGTCCAGCGCTTTATTCCATTTCACCGGATGCCGCCACTGCCGGCGGTCCCGACACTGCACTTGCCGTGGACGGGACGGGCTTTACCGCTCAGTCGGTCGTCTACTTCGGCGCTACGGCGCTGGCCACAGCGTTTGTAAGCGAAACGCAACTGACCGCCACGGTTCCTTCTTCCCTGCTGGTTTCAACCGGCACGTTCAGCATTACGGCAGCGACTCCGGCTCCCGGTGGCGGCACCTCCACTTCACTGAACCTGACCGTGTGGTCCGGATATCCTCGAAGCGGCGCCGGCAGCGTCCTTGGCGGTCCTCCGCCGCCACTCCCGCAGGTTCCTCACAATGGGACCCTGGTTTCCGTGCTCGACTGGACGTCAAAGGACAATGAGGGAGATTCCGAAGACGTGCTCAGCGCCGACCACCTGCTTACGGAGATGGGCATACCCAACATCGATACCACCGACTTCGCCATCGCCGCGGCGAACCCCTTCCTGGTAGTGGCAGGCGTCCTGAACACTGCGTTAGCCCTGTCGCCCACGGACACCAGCAACCTCACCAGCTACGTCAATGGCGGGGGAACGCTTTACCTTTGGGAACCGAATGTCAGCGGCCTGTTGGCGGCGCTCGGCATTTCTTCACCACCGAATGACTACATCAACCTGGCGGATGAGCAACGCCCGCTCAGCTTCGACACAGCTCAGAACGATCCCCTGCTGAAGTACATTGATGCGCCAGAGGAGATCAACTGGGCGCCCTTCTTCCCTGCCAGCGATGTTACGCGCGGTTACTCCAGCAGCTCGTGCACGACGCTGGCCACGTGGAGCACAGGCGACGCCGCCGTTTTGAAGTGCAACATCGGATCGGGGCGGGCATACGTGTTCGGATGGCGGCTCCGGCCGCTGATCGAGTTGCCGGAGCTGCAGCTCGGCAACGACACCGGGCCGCAGGGCGTTAATGCCATCGTTCCGGACGCGGATAACTGCCGGCTGATGATGCGCGCCACCTATGAAGCCTACGCGGCCGCTCCGCAGGAACGCCAGTGGGCGCCGGGCGGCCATCATGCTGCGCTGATCATCACCCATGATGTGGACGCCATCGTGTCTTACCAGAACGTTCCTGCCGGTGTTGATTTGGAAAACAGCCTGGGCTTCAAGTCGACGTACCTGTTTACCACGAGTCCCTACGACAACGGCTGGATCGGTGGAATGTATAGCGCCGCCGGACATGAGGACATCCAATACGCGCTCGATCATGGATTCGACGTCCAGAGCCACAGTTTCGGGCATTTCCCTGACTTCCAAACGGCCATCTACAGCCTGACCGACCCGCCATCGGAGACCGCCGCAAATTACCAGCCTATGTTTAACTTCATCTCTTCCACGCCGTATTGCTGCACCACCGGAATGAGCGTTATCGGAGAAGCCGGAGTCAGCAAGTGGCTGCTCGAAAATGACTTCAACGTTCCCATTACGGCTTTCCGCGCGGGCTACACCGAGATTCCTCCCACGTTCCTCCAGGGGCTTTCAGCCGCCGGCTACCGGCGGGACCTGAGCTATCTCAACGACCTTGCGCGGGGAGCGTTTCCGTTTGTAACCTTCACCCTGGACACCACTACCACCCCAGCCACTGTAACCACCTACCGCGTGATGGAATATCCCATGTCCATTTCAGACGATGCATCGCCGGCGGCCGGTCTTACGGGCCTCGACACAACAACGGTCAGCCAGTATGTCGATGCCTGGATGAAGGTCATCAAGTTCAACTATGACAACAACGCGCCCACCGTCCTGCTGCTTCATCCCATCGACACCACTGCGCGCTTCCAGGTTATTCAGCAGCTTCTCGCCGAAATTCAGAACCAGGGTCTGGACCTGTGGATCGGAGACCTCACCGCCTTCGCGAAGTTCTGGGAAGCTCAGGGAGTAACCGACGCAAAGTGGCCATGA
- a CDS encoding SDR family oxidoreductase, whose translation MSTYLVTGGAGFIGSNVIGELVRRGETVRVLDNLATGHIENLASVREKIEWHQADIRNLESIRPDFEGVDYIIHLAAIPSVPRSVEDPLTSNAVNIDGTLNVLLAARDAGAKRVVFSASSAAYGDHPALPRVESQEPRPLSPYALTKLAGEYYCKIFAQVYGLETVSLRYFNIFGPHQSPDSAYSGVLSLFIAAYVNGNTPTILGDGEQSRDFTYIANAVDATLRACTAPKASGQVINVGTGERHTLNETIKILNRIFDRQVTPHYGPVRAGDVQHSHADISLARQLLSYEPGVRFEEGLRKTVDWFRSSRSS comes from the coding sequence ATGTCCACGTATCTGGTTACCGGCGGAGCAGGCTTTATAGGCTCGAACGTTATCGGTGAGCTTGTGCGGCGCGGTGAGACAGTCCGCGTCCTGGATAATCTGGCCACCGGCCACATCGAAAACCTCGCGTCGGTCAGGGAAAAGATCGAGTGGCACCAGGCGGACATCCGGAACCTTGAAAGCATTCGCCCTGATTTCGAGGGTGTGGACTACATCATCCATCTGGCGGCCATTCCCTCGGTGCCGCGCTCGGTTGAGGACCCGCTGACGTCCAACGCTGTCAACATTGACGGCACCCTGAATGTCCTGCTGGCAGCGCGCGACGCCGGGGCAAAGAGGGTGGTGTTTTCGGCATCGTCCGCCGCATACGGCGACCATCCTGCGCTGCCCCGCGTGGAGTCGCAGGAACCTCGCCCGCTTTCACCCTACGCACTGACCAAACTAGCGGGCGAGTATTACTGCAAAATCTTTGCGCAGGTCTATGGCCTCGAGACCGTGTCGCTTCGCTACTTCAATATCTTCGGCCCTCACCAGAGCCCGGACTCGGCTTACTCCGGAGTGCTGTCACTGTTCATCGCCGCCTACGTGAACGGGAACACTCCCACCATTCTGGGAGACGGCGAGCAGTCCCGCGACTTCACCTACATTGCCAACGCTGTTGACGCCACGCTGCGCGCCTGTACGGCCCCCAAGGCGTCCGGCCAGGTGATCAACGTAGGGACCGGGGAGCGCCACACGCTGAATGAAACCATCAAAATCCTGAACAGGATTTTCGATCGCCAGGTCACGCCGCACTATGGCCCGGTGCGCGCGGGAGATGTTCAGCATTCGCATGCTGATATTTCTTTGGCGCGCCAACTGCTGAGCTACGAGCCAGGCGTGCGGTTTGAGGAAGGGCTGCGTAAAACCGTAGACTGGTTCCGTTCAAGCCGCTCTTCGTGA
- the tpiA gene encoding triose-phosphate isomerase: MRRPVIAGNWKMYKTRGEAAAFIEGLKPGIAGVHHCDVVVAPPFTALAAAAEAARGSGIGVAAQDVHWDAEGAHTGDVAPGMLVDAGCSHVIIGHSERRQDHGETDEQVNRKLKAALAAGLTPIVCVGETLDERESNETQQVLERQFQRGFAGLTPSEFSRIIVAYEPVWAIGTGRTATPEQAQESHAYLRGLAHGQFGEDQAQRVRVLYGGSVKPENIKGLMAQPDIDGALVGGASLKVDSFAAIINYPSA; the protein is encoded by the coding sequence ATGCGGAGACCTGTAATTGCTGGCAACTGGAAGATGTACAAGACGCGCGGAGAGGCTGCCGCGTTCATCGAAGGGCTCAAGCCAGGCATCGCGGGAGTTCATCACTGCGACGTGGTGGTGGCTCCCCCTTTTACCGCTCTGGCCGCCGCCGCCGAGGCCGCCAGGGGAAGCGGGATCGGAGTGGCTGCCCAGGACGTCCACTGGGACGCCGAAGGGGCGCACACCGGCGATGTCGCTCCGGGAATGCTGGTGGACGCCGGCTGCTCGCATGTGATCATCGGCCACTCCGAGCGGCGGCAGGACCACGGCGAAACCGACGAGCAGGTGAACCGCAAGCTCAAGGCCGCGCTCGCTGCGGGATTGACTCCCATTGTCTGCGTTGGTGAAACGCTGGATGAGCGCGAAAGCAATGAGACGCAGCAGGTGCTCGAACGCCAGTTTCAGCGCGGCTTCGCCGGGTTGACCCCCTCTGAGTTTTCCCGTATCATTGTGGCTTATGAGCCCGTGTGGGCGATTGGGACCGGCCGCACCGCTACTCCCGAGCAGGCACAGGAAAGCCATGCATATTTGCGTGGACTGGCGCATGGGCAGTTTGGCGAAGATCAGGCCCAGCGCGTGAGGGTCCTTTATGGCGGAAGCGTCAAGCCCGAGAACATTAAAGGGCTGATGGCCCAGCCCGATATCGATGGGGCGCTGGTGGGCGGCGCAAGCCTCAAAGTTGATTCCTTCGCGGCGATTATCAATTATCCCTCGGCCTGA
- a CDS encoding phosphoglycerate kinase, producing the protein MSKLSIRDVDLKGRVVFMRVDFNVPLDDQGEITDDTRIRASLPSIRLAVDRGAKLVLASHLGRPKGKVNPKMSLQPAAERLAALLNKPVSFASDCVGPQADKQEEELKQGGVVLLENLRFHKEEEANDPEFAKQLAVKAEVYINDAFGSAHRAHASTEGITHYVPVKAAGLLMEKELEYLGKALDNPLHPYVAIVGGAKVSDKIKFLQNLMGFADTVLIGGAMAYTFLKSQGVEVGLSKFEADKLDLAKELLQQAKEKKVNFRLPQDHVVADKLDASAKAETVNSAGIPADRLGVDIGPKTRADYASEIKKAKMIIWNGPMGVFEIDQFAQGTMEVARAVAGSGAVSIVGGGDSVAAVHKAGIEDRITHISTGGGASLEFLSGLKLPGVEALPEKQ; encoded by the coding sequence ATGTCGAAACTGTCGATTCGCGATGTTGATCTGAAAGGCAGAGTGGTGTTCATGCGGGTTGACTTCAACGTGCCGCTCGACGACCAGGGAGAGATTACTGACGACACACGGATCCGCGCCAGCCTACCGAGCATCCGGTTGGCGGTTGACCGCGGGGCGAAGCTGGTGTTGGCATCTCACCTCGGCAGGCCCAAAGGAAAAGTGAATCCGAAGATGAGCCTGCAGCCGGCCGCCGAGCGCCTGGCCGCGCTGCTGAATAAACCGGTCAGCTTTGCCTCGGACTGCGTCGGCCCGCAGGCGGACAAGCAGGAGGAGGAATTGAAGCAAGGCGGCGTTGTCCTGCTTGAGAACCTGCGTTTCCACAAGGAAGAGGAAGCCAACGACCCGGAATTTGCCAAGCAACTGGCCGTCAAAGCTGAAGTTTACATCAATGACGCATTCGGCTCCGCGCACCGCGCGCACGCTTCCACGGAAGGCATCACCCACTACGTTCCCGTGAAAGCGGCGGGCCTGCTGATGGAAAAGGAACTCGAATATCTTGGCAAAGCCCTCGACAACCCGTTGCACCCGTACGTGGCCATTGTGGGCGGCGCCAAGGTTTCTGACAAGATCAAGTTCCTGCAGAACCTGATGGGCTTTGCCGACACCGTCCTGATCGGCGGGGCCATGGCCTACACTTTTCTCAAATCGCAGGGCGTGGAGGTGGGCCTGTCAAAATTTGAGGCCGACAAACTTGACCTGGCGAAGGAACTGCTGCAACAGGCCAAAGAGAAGAAGGTGAACTTCCGTTTGCCCCAGGACCACGTTGTAGCCGATAAGCTGGACGCCTCGGCCAAAGCTGAGACGGTCAACTCCGCCGGCATTCCCGCTGACCGCCTGGGCGTTGACATCGGACCGAAAACGAGAGCGGATTACGCCTCCGAGATCAAAAAAGCCAAAATGATCATCTGGAACGGCCCCATGGGCGTGTTTGAGATTGACCAGTTTGCGCAGGGCACCATGGAAGTGGCGCGCGCCGTTGCCGGATCCGGAGCGGTATCAATTGTTGGCGGCGGGGATTCCGTGGCGGCGGTCCACAAGGCCGGCATCGAAGATAGGATCACGCACATCTCGACCGGCGGCGGCGCTTCACTCGAGTTCCTGTCAGGGCTCAAGCTGCCCGGCGTCGAAGCCCTGCCGGAAAAGCAGTAG
- the secG gene encoding preprotein translocase subunit SecG: MDFAVTALQVISSILLIVVVLIQGGENVDMAAAFGGSSQAAFGPRGAVTTLAKITWVLGFIFMATSITLAIWATKATSNSVMQNAPAQTHTAPAVPIAPAAPAKK, encoded by the coding sequence ATGGACTTTGCAGTTACGGCCCTCCAGGTTATTTCGAGCATCCTGCTGATCGTTGTCGTCCTGATCCAGGGCGGAGAGAACGTGGATATGGCGGCGGCCTTTGGCGGCTCAAGCCAGGCGGCTTTTGGTCCCCGCGGGGCGGTGACGACCCTGGCCAAGATCACCTGGGTGCTGGGCTTCATTTTCATGGCGACTTCGATAACGCTGGCGATCTGGGCTACGAAAGCGACATCAAACTCGGTGATGCAAAACGCGCCGGCCCAGACCCATACCGCCCCGGCTGTCCCAATCGCACCGGCGGCGCCAGCCAAGAAGTGA